A single window of Vibrio campbellii CAIM 519 = NBRC 15631 = ATCC 25920 DNA harbors:
- a CDS encoding sensor histidine kinase yields MRFVCPSYFLKRRDSLAFQLFSYMTAIVISILAVQAVAEQALVKAMLKVPASVKTEMLDLAHQANVLIEEGDMDELADWANAQRFYLFVLDKNQHPLTHRLMHPHFEFKLKFKRRLDEQLEGRVSRPIFSIPLVGNNSLMIQLPHRLHPAHDFILYFSILKVVIAGVILALFSLLMARNLQQPLDRLREASKKLSNGDFNVSVVDELKSNTREFNELARDFDHMTKEIHSLAEKQRRLIRDVSHELRTPLARQNLVLHLLRKRVGDGEQSLVNRMEEEANELNHLIGEILEFSRLENARYDTELKRSDLEVLLAPQVERCKIDLKASQSLSFVSDATRVKAQCDDTLVVRCLNNLIGNAIKYAGDSAQIDVRLSNKASDTQSYLAVTISDNGPGIPQNKLSDIYDPFTRLDASRDKKLGGYGLGLAIVKESMRMMGGKAIALNRAEGGLAVTLLFRQ; encoded by the coding sequence ATGAGATTTGTGTGTCCATCATACTTTTTGAAACGAAGAGACAGCCTCGCATTTCAGCTTTTTAGTTACATGACAGCTATCGTTATTAGTATCTTGGCCGTTCAAGCGGTTGCTGAACAAGCCTTGGTCAAAGCAATGCTAAAGGTGCCTGCTAGTGTAAAGACTGAAATGTTGGACTTAGCGCATCAAGCTAACGTGTTAATCGAAGAAGGTGATATGGATGAGCTGGCCGATTGGGCGAATGCGCAGCGCTTTTACCTGTTTGTACTCGACAAAAATCAGCACCCACTTACACACCGTCTGATGCACCCGCATTTTGAATTTAAGTTGAAGTTCAAGAGACGTTTGGACGAACAATTGGAAGGTCGAGTAAGTCGTCCGATATTCAGCATCCCTTTGGTTGGCAATAACAGCTTGATGATCCAATTGCCGCACCGATTACATCCGGCACATGATTTCATTCTTTATTTTTCTATTCTAAAGGTTGTGATTGCTGGAGTGATATTGGCACTGTTCTCATTGCTGATGGCGCGTAATCTACAGCAGCCTTTGGACCGATTGAGGGAGGCTAGCAAGAAGCTTTCTAATGGTGACTTCAATGTCAGTGTGGTAGACGAGTTGAAATCGAATACGCGAGAGTTTAATGAACTCGCGCGAGATTTTGATCACATGACCAAAGAAATCCATTCATTGGCGGAGAAGCAGCGCCGGTTAATTCGTGACGTTTCCCATGAATTGCGTACGCCTCTTGCTCGGCAAAATCTCGTACTGCATTTATTGCGAAAGCGTGTCGGTGATGGTGAACAGAGCTTAGTGAATCGTATGGAAGAAGAAGCCAATGAACTTAACCACTTGATTGGCGAGATTCTGGAGTTCAGCCGATTGGAGAATGCTCGTTACGACACAGAGCTAAAGCGCAGTGATCTAGAGGTCTTGCTGGCTCCTCAAGTGGAACGATGCAAGATAGATTTAAAAGCTAGCCAAAGCCTTTCATTTGTCTCAGATGCGACAAGAGTTAAGGCTCAATGTGATGACACTTTAGTGGTGCGATGCTTAAACAATCTGATTGGTAATGCGATTAAGTATGCAGGAGACTCTGCTCAAATAGATGTTCGCTTATCGAATAAAGCTTCTGATACACAGAGTTACTTGGCGGTAACGATTTCTGACAACGGTCCGGGAATTCCACAGAATAAGTTGTCAGATATATACGACCCATTCACTCGCTTAGATGCCTCTCGCGACAAGAAGTTAGGGGGCTATGGTCTAGGGCTAGCGATAGTTAAAGAGTCGATGAGAATGATGGGGGGCAAGGCTATCGCATTAAATCGAGCTGAAGGTGGACTTGCCGTTACTTTGCTGTTTCGGCAGTAA
- a CDS encoding response regulator transcription factor encodes MSRVLIVDDDVPLCGLLETVLQEEGYTVSSVHCGESALQYMEKTPVDLVLLDVMLPNLNGMQVARRICQRFATPILMLTALNDENSMLDGYQAGADQYIGKPFNVSELLMRIKATLRRVGLERQRQAMCSTVQSISDQLDSIPLTGTEAELLSYLVKNQGVVISKAELQTQVLKKELSPFDRNLDMHISNIRRKLVEAGLSKQHIKTFRGKGYSYLEVVTG; translated from the coding sequence ATGTCTCGAGTTTTGATCGTTGATGATGACGTTCCGTTGTGCGGATTGTTAGAAACTGTGCTGCAAGAAGAAGGCTACACTGTCTCATCGGTACACTGTGGTGAAAGTGCGCTGCAGTACATGGAAAAAACGCCAGTCGATCTCGTTCTTCTCGATGTAATGCTACCGAATCTAAACGGTATGCAAGTCGCGCGTCGCATCTGCCAACGCTTTGCTACCCCCATTTTGATGCTCACAGCCTTAAATGATGAGAACTCGATGTTAGATGGTTATCAAGCCGGTGCAGATCAGTACATAGGTAAACCATTTAACGTCTCGGAACTCCTGATGAGAATCAAGGCCACTCTTCGCCGAGTTGGTTTGGAGCGCCAGAGACAGGCTATGTGTTCTACCGTACAAAGCATTAGTGATCAGTTAGACAGTATACCTTTAACTGGAACGGAAGCTGAGCTGTTGAGTTACCTAGTGAAAAACCAAGGTGTTGTGATCTCTAAAGCTGAACTACAGACCCAAGTTTTGAAGAAAGAGCTCAGTCCTTTTGATCGCAATCTAGATATGCACATCAGTAACATTCGACGCAAATTGGTTGAAGCGGGTTTATCCAAACAGCACATCAAAACGTTTCGTGGTAAAGGTTATAGCTACTTAGAGGTTGTGACTGGCTAA
- a CDS encoding glycerophosphodiester phosphodiesterase family protein gives MKTLLIGHRGVAGKYPENTKVSVQAAIDMGLTWVEIDVQPTKDNVLVVCHDHTVNRCSNGKGRIDQMTLAELKALDFGRWFSNEFANESIMTLTELLELAAANDLNLNIEVKVDHHSAEDVAKMVTHTLLEGPLAKEHILLSSFSHEVIRALHKHCEGYRLGVLSEFFTRKNRLLLEEVNAYSCNLNINWVRSRQIKKLQQAGYKVMCYTVNNPNKLKHLPALDGIFSDHPSRFMP, from the coding sequence ATGAAAACGCTACTGATAGGTCACCGAGGTGTGGCAGGTAAATACCCGGAAAACACAAAAGTCAGCGTTCAAGCTGCTATTGATATGGGACTGACTTGGGTTGAAATTGACGTGCAACCAACCAAAGACAACGTACTAGTAGTTTGCCACGATCATACCGTGAACCGTTGCAGTAACGGCAAAGGTCGTATTGATCAAATGACCCTTGCTGAGCTCAAGGCGTTAGATTTTGGTCGTTGGTTTAGCAATGAATTTGCCAACGAATCCATCATGACTCTAACAGAGCTACTAGAACTCGCCGCGGCAAATGACCTAAACCTGAATATCGAAGTGAAAGTCGATCATCATTCAGCGGAAGATGTTGCCAAGATGGTCACTCATACTCTACTAGAAGGCCCATTAGCTAAAGAGCACATCCTTTTATCGAGCTTTAGTCACGAGGTTATCAGGGCACTACACAAGCACTGTGAAGGCTATAGGCTAGGTGTTTTGAGCGAGTTTTTTACTCGTAAGAACCGATTATTATTGGAAGAAGTTAATGCTTACAGCTGTAACCTCAATATTAACTGGGTGCGTTCTCGTCAAATCAAGAAGCTGCAACAAGCGGGTTATAAGGTGATGTGTTATACCGTGAACAACCCCAACAAGCTAAAACACCTACCTGCATTGGATGGTATCTTTAGTGATCACCCAAGCCGTTTTATGCCTTAA
- a CDS encoding L,D-transpeptidase family protein: MSVKWLSLILCCTFVSGAQAAVDLVKVDKSKRRMYLMDNGEVVKEYRIALGANPKGHKQEEGDNRTPEGDYTLVYVINDSAFYRSVHISYPDAIDRLEAHRRGVSPGGAIKIHGLKNGEAQAPQFIQSFDWTNGCIAITNEEMDEFIRLVKMGTPINIEW; encoded by the coding sequence ATGTCAGTAAAATGGTTGTCTTTAATCTTGTGTTGTACGTTTGTGTCCGGTGCTCAGGCTGCGGTCGACTTGGTCAAAGTTGATAAGTCAAAACGCAGAATGTATCTGATGGACAATGGCGAAGTGGTTAAAGAATATCGGATTGCGTTAGGGGCTAATCCGAAAGGACACAAGCAAGAAGAGGGTGACAATAGAACGCCGGAAGGAGATTACACGCTAGTTTACGTGATTAACGACTCCGCTTTCTATCGCTCCGTTCATATCAGTTACCCAGATGCAATTGATCGTTTGGAGGCGCATCGAAGAGGAGTTTCTCCTGGTGGTGCGATTAAAATTCACGGCCTAAAAAATGGAGAGGCTCAAGCTCCACAGTTTATTCAGAGCTTTGACTGGACCAATGGTTGTATCGCCATTACCAATGAAGAGATGGATGAATTTATCAGGCTCGTCAAAATGGGAACTCCGATTAATATCGAGTGGTAG
- a CDS encoding 2-hydroxyacid dehydrogenase, protein MLNIAFFSAKSYDEASFNKIKNHRDFVFHFHDFRLTSKTAKMAQGCEVVCAFVNDDLSAPVLKQLSLGGTKLIAMRCAGFDKVDLKAAKEFGLQVVRVPAYSPEAVAEHTVGMMMCLNRRLHKAYQRTRDANFNLEGLVGFNFHGKTVGVVGTGKIGIATMRIFKGLGMEILCYDPYENPLALEMGARYCSLEEIYAQADVISLHCPMSKENYHLLNENSFSQMKDGVMIINTSRGELLDSVAAIEALKQGKIGALGLDVYDNEKDLFFQDKSNDVIVDDVFRRLSACHNVLFTGHQAFLTHEALNNIASVTLSNVDAFFTGNPSGNELLN, encoded by the coding sequence ATGCTCAACATCGCTTTTTTCAGTGCAAAATCCTATGACGAAGCGTCTTTTAACAAAATCAAAAATCATCGTGACTTCGTATTCCATTTTCATGATTTTCGATTGACCTCTAAGACTGCCAAAATGGCACAAGGCTGCGAAGTGGTGTGCGCATTTGTAAATGACGATTTGTCAGCTCCAGTACTTAAACAGCTTTCTCTCGGTGGCACTAAGTTGATCGCCATGCGTTGTGCAGGCTTTGATAAGGTAGATTTAAAAGCAGCAAAAGAGTTCGGGCTGCAAGTGGTGCGCGTCCCTGCTTATTCGCCAGAGGCGGTCGCAGAGCACACCGTCGGCATGATGATGTGTTTAAACAGACGCCTACATAAAGCATACCAACGTACTCGTGATGCTAACTTCAACTTGGAAGGCTTAGTGGGTTTTAACTTCCATGGCAAAACCGTAGGTGTCGTCGGTACGGGCAAAATTGGTATCGCAACCATGCGCATCTTTAAAGGTTTGGGCATGGAAATACTATGCTACGATCCATATGAAAACCCACTTGCGTTGGAAATGGGCGCACGCTACTGCTCTCTTGAAGAAATCTATGCGCAGGCCGATGTTATTTCTTTGCACTGCCCAATGAGCAAAGAAAACTATCACCTCCTCAACGAGAATTCCTTCTCGCAAATGAAGGATGGCGTAATGATCATCAATACCAGCCGTGGCGAGTTACTAGACTCCGTGGCGGCCATCGAAGCATTGAAACAAGGCAAGATTGGTGCACTTGGTTTGGACGTCTATGACAATGAGAAAGACTTATTCTTCCAAGACAAATCAAATGACGTAATTGTTGATGACGTATTCCGCCGCTTATCTGCATGCCACAACGTATTGTTCACTGGCCACCAAGCATTCTTGACTCATGAAGCTCTGAATAACATCGCGTCCGTGACTCTAAGCAACGTGGATGCTTTCTTTACCGGCAACCCGTCAGGTAATGAACTGCTCAACTAA
- a CDS encoding YibL family ribosome-associated protein, whose amino-acid sequence MSIKTDIQKLHNRLDTCQRKLDAARSRGDHEMITKFTNEVDDLTKKLNQLKHKQTYELNKERKSLLDMPFSREITKAEQADIGKLKKRVRGLVIVHPLTKVGKELRLDVMTGFAPKEF is encoded by the coding sequence ATGAGCATAAAAACCGATATTCAAAAGCTGCACAACCGTTTAGATACTTGCCAACGCAAACTGGATGCGGCACGTTCTCGTGGTGATCATGAAATGATTACTAAGTTCACGAATGAAGTTGACGATCTAACCAAGAAACTAAATCAACTTAAGCACAAGCAAACTTACGAGCTAAACAAAGAGCGTAAAAGCCTGCTTGATATGCCATTCTCTCGTGAAATCACTAAAGCAGAGCAAGCAGATATCGGCAAGCTTAAAAAGCGTGTACGCGGCCTAGTTATCGTTCACCCATTGACTAAAGTGGGTAAAGAACTGCGCCTAGACGTAATGACAGGTTTCGCTCCAAAAGAGTTCTAA
- a CDS encoding DUF3087 domain-containing protein, translated as MEIKKINKQVYRKKVNLVIGGFVALLAISSLAFSTLLIVLFGNTDVVPEQSTGNFHWNLIGVVLALATSLSMLNQLKTRPYMDEVLYVWKLKQLHNKIFRKLKSIKAASAEHDVKALTILKFYYTTQSQVFELDNNTLTMSSVNKELEAIEQIEAAQSLDLDITRFEESWIDTY; from the coding sequence ATGGAAATCAAAAAAATAAACAAACAAGTCTATAGAAAGAAGGTCAACCTAGTGATTGGTGGCTTTGTTGCCTTGCTTGCTATCTCTTCTCTTGCTTTTAGTACTTTATTAATTGTCTTGTTCGGTAATACAGATGTAGTACCTGAACAGTCGACGGGGAACTTTCACTGGAACTTAATTGGTGTTGTACTTGCCTTAGCCACTTCACTGTCTATGTTGAACCAACTCAAAACACGTCCCTATATGGATGAAGTGTTGTATGTCTGGAAACTCAAGCAGCTGCACAACAAGATCTTTCGCAAACTGAAAAGCATTAAAGCCGCTTCTGCTGAGCACGATGTAAAAGCGCTGACGATCCTTAAGTTCTACTATACGACTCAAAGTCAGGTGTTTGAGTTAGACAACAACACGTTAACGATGAGCAGTGTAAATAAAGAATTAGAGGCTATTGAACAAATCGAAGCGGCGCAATCACTGGATCTGGATATCACGCGCTTTGAAGAGTCTTGGATAGACACATATTGA
- the trmY gene encoding tRNA (pseudouridine(54)-N(1))-methyltransferase TrmY: MRSFVLRARAAPTTSKALLEGVGNEAHTEILAHTMMNTMFVAQSHREDVVVHLVLESTKDFSRTITIRSNDITNIGGFHESTLIAAVARALDASVGMGKEQLREVESGITVRTVSFERLVQELAEDHQLYMLDKKGEFVRDAEIGGNPCFLLTDHIPMPKKSYNSLKRLGTEKISLGPKMLFASQCVVLIHNELDIREF; the protein is encoded by the coding sequence ATGCGCTCTTTTGTTTTACGAGCTCGCGCGGCACCAACCACCAGCAAAGCACTGTTAGAAGGTGTTGGTAATGAAGCGCATACAGAGATTCTTGCTCATACCATGATGAACACTATGTTCGTTGCTCAATCACACCGTGAAGATGTGGTTGTTCACTTGGTTTTAGAAAGCACAAAAGATTTCTCACGTACCATTACCATTCGCTCCAACGACATCACCAACATTGGCGGCTTCCATGAGTCAACCTTGATCGCAGCAGTGGCTCGCGCTTTAGACGCTTCTGTTGGTATGGGTAAAGAGCAGCTTCGTGAAGTCGAGTCTGGTATCACCGTTCGTACCGTCAGCTTTGAACGCCTAGTGCAAGAACTGGCAGAAGATCACCAACTATATATGTTGGATAAAAAAGGCGAATTTGTTCGTGATGCTGAAATCGGTGGAAACCCATGTTTCTTGCTAACTGACCATATTCCGATGCCGAAGAAGTCTTATAACAGCTTGAAGCGCCTTGGCACAGAGAAGATCAGCTTAGGTCCTAAGATGCTTTTCGCTTCTCAGTGTGTGGTATTGATCCACAATGAGTTGGACATCCGCGAGTTTTAA
- a CDS encoding TldD/PmbA family protein: MSQEKQLLNAVDYVLSEAKRQGAEADVIVNRNSSFSLKANQGQLDEYKVSSSQVLGVRVVKDARVATSYSESLEQPSLDLMLTNALQSARFSKQDEHQTISCVNSQITTDVAEIAQEDTTSVDEKIEMSLALEQGVVALPHASSAPYNGYSDGETQLIIANTQGSLCQHFERSFTCYAYTLFEKDGKQSMAGQMSLGRRFDELNPAYCIEGGYNLARDLLDGAPVATGNYPAIFHINALTSLFGAFGSAFSGVSAMKGITPLGDKLGQRIASDLITFTDAAYMPNGMAISGFDSEGFATQDNVMIANGELKTLLHNSQTASYLGAVSTASAARGAKSSLDVSANHKVIATGNSSASEVKAGEYLELVELQGVHSGADAVSGDFSFGASGFLCRDGERIQPVRGITVAGNFYKMLQEVEAVGDTQLISDSRTFFAPDVRFARLRIGGK; the protein is encoded by the coding sequence ATGAGCCAAGAAAAACAACTTCTTAATGCGGTTGATTACGTCCTATCAGAAGCAAAGCGTCAAGGCGCAGAAGCGGACGTCATTGTAAACCGCAACAGCAGCTTTTCTCTAAAAGCGAACCAAGGGCAGTTGGATGAGTACAAAGTAAGCTCAAGCCAAGTTCTGGGTGTTCGTGTTGTGAAAGATGCGCGTGTCGCAACGAGCTACTCTGAATCGTTAGAACAACCGAGCTTAGATTTGATGCTGACTAATGCACTGCAAAGCGCTCGTTTTTCCAAGCAAGACGAACACCAGACCATTAGTTGCGTGAACAGCCAAATCACGACTGACGTGGCTGAGATTGCTCAAGAAGACACAACTTCGGTTGATGAAAAGATTGAAATGTCTCTCGCTCTTGAGCAAGGCGTAGTCGCTCTGCCTCACGCTTCTAGCGCACCCTACAATGGTTACAGCGATGGCGAAACACAATTAATCATTGCCAATACACAAGGCTCGTTGTGCCAACACTTCGAACGCTCGTTCACTTGTTACGCGTACACCTTGTTTGAAAAAGACGGCAAACAGTCGATGGCTGGGCAAATGTCACTTGGTCGTCGTTTTGATGAGTTGAACCCCGCTTACTGTATCGAAGGTGGTTACAACCTTGCTCGTGATCTTCTTGACGGTGCTCCGGTTGCGACGGGTAACTACCCAGCAATTTTCCATATCAATGCGCTAACAAGTTTGTTCGGTGCTTTTGGCAGTGCTTTCTCTGGCGTAAGCGCTATGAAAGGCATTACGCCATTGGGTGACAAGCTTGGCCAACGTATTGCGAGTGATTTGATTACCTTTACCGACGCGGCCTACATGCCAAATGGTATGGCAATTTCGGGCTTTGATAGTGAGGGTTTTGCTACTCAAGACAACGTCATGATTGCTAATGGTGAATTGAAAACTTTGCTACACAACAGCCAGACGGCGAGTTACTTGGGCGCAGTATCTACCGCAAGTGCTGCTCGCGGTGCAAAATCGAGCTTAGACGTATCAGCGAATCACAAAGTGATTGCGACAGGCAACAGCAGTGCGTCAGAAGTGAAAGCGGGTGAGTACCTAGAGTTAGTTGAACTGCAGGGTGTTCACTCTGGCGCGGATGCAGTGAGTGGTGATTTCTCGTTTGGCGCGAGTGGCTTCTTGTGTCGTGATGGTGAGCGCATTCAACCAGTACGTGGTATTACGGTTGCGGGTAACTTCTACAAGATGCTGCAAGAAGTTGAGGCAGTAGGTGATACTCAGCTTATTAGCGATAGTCGCACCTTCTTTGCTCCAGACGTACGCTTTGCCCGTTTGAGAATTGGTGGTAAATAA
- a CDS encoding TldD/PmbA family protein: MLNSVTAKAVIDHALFLGADFAELFVEHHQTNTVQIASGEVDKVNSGIDFGIGIRLFFGHKVLYGYTNSTDEAELKRVTSLLAAKDKREQIASAGSLNLNRYPIQHGCRMPLGKDANLDSKIAFLLQVDQAARAESEHISQFIGSVLQREQQVSIFNSEGLHVDDTRHYIRVAGNTVAQKGNEQSSGMEGPGALAGWEFSEQLDAKELGQTIAQQALVKLGADACPSGEMPVVIGNGFGGVIFHEACGHLLETTSVAKKASVFHDKMGEMIAHTAVNAVDDGTMTNEWGSIHVDDEGMKTQRTQLIKDGKLTSFMVDKMGGMKTGYEPTGSGRRQNYKFAPTSRMRNTFIEEGEHSLDDMLAGIERGIYAKKMGGGSVQPGTGEFNFAVREAYLIENGKITKPLKTATLISTGPKVLKEISMVGKDMALAPGMCGSVSGSVPTTVGQPTLKVDNILVGGGN; encoded by the coding sequence ATGCTTAATTCTGTAACAGCGAAAGCGGTGATCGATCATGCCCTCTTTTTAGGGGCTGATTTCGCTGAGCTATTCGTTGAACACCATCAAACCAACACTGTCCAGATCGCATCTGGTGAGGTGGACAAGGTTAACTCGGGTATCGATTTTGGTATCGGTATTCGTCTCTTCTTCGGTCATAAAGTGCTTTACGGTTACACCAACAGCACAGATGAAGCCGAACTAAAACGCGTAACTTCACTGCTTGCAGCAAAAGACAAGCGTGAGCAAATCGCCTCAGCAGGTTCTCTCAACCTGAACCGCTACCCAATTCAACATGGATGTCGTATGCCACTTGGCAAAGACGCGAACCTAGATTCTAAAATCGCTTTCCTATTGCAAGTAGACCAAGCCGCACGCGCAGAGAGTGAACATATCAGCCAGTTCATTGGCAGTGTGCTTCAGCGCGAACAACAAGTGTCTATCTTCAACTCTGAAGGTCTACACGTTGACGATACTCGTCACTACATCCGAGTTGCTGGTAATACTGTCGCGCAAAAAGGTAATGAGCAGTCTTCTGGTATGGAAGGTCCAGGCGCTCTTGCTGGTTGGGAGTTCAGTGAACAACTTGATGCGAAAGAGCTAGGTCAAACTATCGCGCAGCAAGCGTTAGTAAAACTTGGTGCAGATGCGTGCCCATCGGGTGAAATGCCAGTGGTAATTGGTAACGGCTTTGGCGGCGTTATCTTCCACGAAGCTTGTGGTCACTTGCTAGAAACCACTTCGGTTGCGAAGAAAGCGTCAGTATTCCACGACAAGATGGGCGAAATGATTGCTCACACCGCAGTGAATGCTGTCGATGATGGCACCATGACCAACGAATGGGGCTCGATTCACGTTGATGACGAAGGCATGAAGACTCAGCGCACTCAATTGATCAAAGACGGTAAGCTAACCAGCTTTATGGTCGATAAAATGGGTGGCATGAAGACAGGTTACGAACCTACTGGTTCTGGTCGTCGTCAAAACTACAAGTTCGCACCAACCTCACGCATGCGTAACACCTTTATCGAAGAAGGCGAGCATTCACTCGATGACATGCTGGCAGGTATTGAACGCGGCATCTATGCGAAGAAGATGGGCGGCGGCTCGGTTCAACCGGGAACGGGCGAGTTCAACTTTGCCGTTCGTGAAGCTTACCTCATTGAAAATGGCAAAATCACCAAGCCTCTGAAAACAGCAACGCTGATCAGCACGGGTCCAAAAGTGCTGAAAGAAATTAGTATGGTCGGCAAAGACATGGCGCTTGCGCCTGGCATGTGTGGTTCCGTGAGTGGTTCAGTGCCAACAACAGTCGGTCAGCCAACGCTGAAAGTAGATAACATTCTGGTAGGAGGCGGTAACTAA
- the thiD gene encoding bifunctional hydroxymethylpyrimidine kinase/phosphomethylpyrimidine kinase, whose protein sequence is MAQQSSQEKQLTQPHATTSIDTPIVLTIAGSDSGGGAGIQADIKAMSATGSFACSVITAITSQNTQGVSAIFPIPLDHVESQLDAVFTDLNIVAVKVGMLADSNIIKVVANKIKQYQPKHLVIDPVMVATSGDLLLEQSAISTLKEELIPLADIITPNLPEGAALTGKPVPQSESEMNDMIADLRALGAKAVLLKGGHLEKDENSNDLLIMQDSTELISAKRFPTKNTHGTGCTLSSAIASYLGQGNNLHKAVHLGKQYISQAIAHADELDVGKGHGPVNHFFAGPNFGKSKDVR, encoded by the coding sequence ATGGCGCAGCAGTCAAGCCAAGAAAAACAATTAACCCAACCACACGCTACAACTTCAATAGATACACCGATTGTGTTGACGATTGCAGGTTCTGACAGCGGCGGCGGCGCAGGCATTCAAGCAGATATTAAAGCGATGTCCGCGACTGGCAGCTTTGCCTGTTCGGTGATTACCGCTATCACCTCGCAAAATACCCAAGGCGTTTCTGCGATTTTCCCCATTCCTCTCGACCATGTAGAGAGCCAACTTGATGCGGTATTTACCGACCTCAACATCGTTGCAGTCAAAGTAGGCATGCTGGCCGACTCCAACATCATCAAAGTCGTTGCCAACAAAATTAAACAATACCAACCAAAACACCTCGTGATTGACCCTGTAATGGTGGCCACCAGCGGTGATCTATTACTGGAACAATCGGCAATCAGCACTTTAAAAGAAGAATTGATTCCGCTCGCAGACATCATTACCCCTAACCTACCAGAAGGCGCAGCCTTGACGGGTAAGCCAGTCCCTCAGTCAGAATCTGAAATGAACGATATGATTGCTGATTTACGCGCGCTCGGTGCAAAAGCGGTGCTGTTAAAAGGCGGCCACTTAGAAAAAGACGAAAACAGCAACGATCTGCTGATCATGCAAGACAGCACCGAGTTAATCAGCGCTAAACGCTTTCCAACCAAAAACACCCATGGCACTGGCTGCACGCTGTCTTCTGCTATCGCGTCTTACCTTGGCCAAGGCAACAACCTGCACAAAGCAGTGCACCTTGGTAAGCAGTACATTAGCCAAGCTATCGCGCACGCAGACGAATTGGATGTCGGTAAAGGTCACGGCCCTGTGAACCACTTTTTTGCAGGTCCTAATTTTGGGAAAAGTAAAGATGTGCGCTAA
- a CDS encoding ABC transporter ATP-binding protein, whose translation MCANALGIQLTEASLQYKDSQTPTLSGLSMTIPANQWTVLLGRSGCGKTTILRYLAGLLDDKVEWHGELTTTDGIALHERIAYMAQQDLLLPWLNVLDNVCLSSRFSQDQSPEQNKQRALTLLSQVGLADYADAKPAQLSGGMRQRVALARTLMQDKPLVLMDEPFSALDAVTRHKLQTLSAELLKDKTVVLITHDPQEAVRLAHQLYVLQGTPAQAQHLIVPGSTPPRVLDGECAALQQAILDQLEKDYE comes from the coding sequence ATGTGCGCTAATGCACTCGGCATTCAGCTTACCGAAGCAAGTCTACAATACAAAGACAGCCAAACACCAACATTATCAGGGTTGAGTATGACCATCCCTGCCAATCAATGGACTGTGTTACTTGGTCGTAGTGGTTGCGGAAAAACGACGATCCTTCGTTATCTAGCGGGTTTGTTAGACGACAAAGTCGAATGGCATGGTGAATTAACCACAACGGATGGCATCGCTCTGCACGAACGTATCGCCTACATGGCACAACAAGACTTGTTGTTGCCGTGGTTAAATGTGTTAGACAACGTCTGCCTAAGTTCTCGATTTTCTCAAGACCAATCACCAGAGCAAAATAAACAACGAGCACTGACTTTACTAAGCCAAGTGGGACTCGCCGATTACGCGGATGCTAAGCCAGCTCAGCTCTCTGGCGGCATGAGACAGCGTGTAGCCCTTGCCCGCACTCTGATGCAAGACAAGCCTCTAGTTCTGATGGATGAGCCTTTCTCTGCGTTGGACGCGGTTACTCGCCATAAGTTGCAAACCTTGTCTGCCGAATTACTGAAAGATAAGACGGTTGTTCTTATTACCCACGACCCACAAGAAGCGGTGCGATTGGCTCACCAACTCTATGTACTGCAAGGCACGCCTGCGCAAGCTCAGCACTTAATTGTTCCGGGTTCTACGCCTCCACGAGTTCTCGATGGAGAATGCGCGGCGCTACAACAAGCGATTTTGGATCAATTGGAGAAAGACTATGAGTGA